From Thermoanaerobaculia bacterium, the proteins below share one genomic window:
- the frr gene encoding ribosome recycling factor, whose protein sequence is MVTAIESLRHQYGTLRTGRASAALLDGVMVNSYGTEMPIKQVCSLTVPESNLIVAQPWDPKMCAEIDKAIRKADLGLNPVSDGKIVRVPVPAPTEERRKELVKRAHHMAEEVRVEIRRFRHEANDVLKKMMKDKQISEDDERRGLEETQKLTDKRIAEVDGILKAKEEEILKV, encoded by the coding sequence ATGGTCACGGCGATCGAGTCGCTGAGGCACCAGTACGGGACGCTCCGCACCGGCCGGGCGTCGGCGGCGCTCCTCGACGGCGTCATGGTCAACTCCTACGGCACGGAGATGCCGATCAAGCAGGTCTGCAGCCTCACGGTCCCCGAATCGAACCTCATCGTCGCGCAGCCGTGGGACCCGAAGATGTGCGCCGAGATCGACAAGGCGATCCGGAAGGCGGACCTCGGCCTGAACCCGGTGTCGGACGGGAAGATCGTCCGGGTCCCCGTACCGGCCCCGACCGAGGAGCGCCGCAAGGAGCTCGTCAAACGCGCCCATCACATGGCCGAAGAGGTGCGGGTCGAGATCCGCCGTTTCCGCCACGAGGCCAACGACGTCCTGAAGAAGATGATGAAGGACAAGCAGATCTCGGAGGACGACGAGCGGCGCGGGCTGGAAGAGACGCAGAAGCTCACCGACAAGCGGATCGCCGAGGTCGACGGGATCCTGAAAGCCAAAGAGGAAGAGATCCTCAAGGTGTGA
- the ispF gene encoding 2-C-methyl-D-erythritol 2,4-cyclodiphosphate synthase, protein MSRVGLGFDAHPFAEGRPLRLGGLDWPGERGLAGHSDGDVLLHAAADAILGASSNGSLGEHFSDRDPENRGRDSAEMLAAAGALAAARGLSVGNLDATIIGEAPRIAPRRDALERRVAEILGVAREKISVRGTSTNGMGFPGRGEGLAAMVVVLLEPHPPAPSPGGGGGGR, encoded by the coding sequence GTGAGCCGCGTCGGCCTCGGGTTCGACGCCCACCCGTTCGCGGAAGGCCGCCCGCTCCGGCTGGGAGGGCTCGACTGGCCGGGCGAGCGCGGGCTCGCGGGGCATTCCGACGGCGACGTCCTCCTTCATGCCGCCGCCGACGCGATCCTGGGAGCGTCCAGCAACGGGAGCCTCGGGGAGCACTTCTCGGACCGCGACCCGGAGAACCGCGGCCGCGACAGCGCCGAGATGCTCGCCGCCGCCGGGGCGCTCGCGGCGGCGAGGGGTCTGAGTGTCGGCAACCTCGACGCGACCATCATCGGAGAAGCGCCGCGCATCGCGCCGCGGCGGGACGCGCTCGAGCGGCGCGTGGCGGAGATCCTGGGGGTCGCCAGAGAAAAGATCTCCGTCCGCGGGACCTCGACGAACGGGATGGGCTTTCCCGGGCGCGGGGAAGGGTTGGCGGCGATGGTGGTCGTGCTGTTGGAACCTCACCCCCCGGCCCCCTCTCCAGGTGGAGGGGGGGGAGGGAGGTGA
- a CDS encoding 2-C-methyl-D-erythritol 4-phosphate cytidylyltransferase, which translates to MSLHLLIPAAGGGLRLGSPLPKALVPVGGRPLVSLALAAFEGIPFESGIVMAPSGHESAVESAVGRRFPVRAGGLSRAESVAIGVAALDPGPRDYVVIHDAARPFVSPDEIRLVIAAAEESGAAIAVIAVADTLKRWDGVWISGTVDREEITAAATPQVFRGDVLRRALEAPPSTDEAARCEAIGIRVAAVPVSRRAFKITFPEDIRIAEAMLRDAP; encoded by the coding sequence GTGAGCCTTCATCTGCTGATCCCCGCGGCCGGAGGAGGACTGCGCCTCGGGAGCCCGCTTCCGAAGGCGCTCGTCCCCGTCGGGGGCCGGCCGCTCGTCTCGCTCGCGCTGGCGGCCTTCGAAGGGATCCCTTTCGAGAGCGGCATCGTGATGGCGCCGTCCGGCCACGAGTCGGCCGTCGAATCGGCGGTCGGCCGCCGGTTCCCGGTGCGCGCCGGCGGGCTCTCGCGCGCGGAATCGGTCGCGATCGGGGTCGCCGCGCTCGATCCGGGGCCGCGGGACTATGTCGTGATCCACGACGCCGCGCGGCCGTTCGTCAGCCCGGACGAGATCCGCCTCGTGATCGCCGCGGCCGAAGAGAGCGGCGCCGCGATCGCGGTCATCGCGGTCGCCGACACGCTGAAGCGCTGGGACGGCGTTTGGATCTCCGGCACCGTCGACCGCGAGGAGATCACCGCCGCGGCGACGCCGCAGGTGTTCCGCGGCGACGTGCTGCGGCGCGCGCTCGAGGCGCCTCCGTCGACCGACGAGGCGGCGCGGTGCGAGGCGATCGGGATCCGGGTCGCCGCCGTGCCCGTTTCGCGCCGCGCCTTCAAGATCACCTTCCCCGAAGACATCCGGATCGCCGAGGCGATGCTCCGGGACGCGCCGTGA
- the pyrH gene encoding UMP kinase, whose product MTAPRFKRILLKVSGEALMGDRPFGIDPERISRIADEIADVHRTGVGIAVVLGGGNIIRGVTAAASGIDRVTGDHMGMLATVINGLAMQDLLEKRDVSTRLISAIEMRQISEPFIRRRALRHLEKGRVVLFVGGTGNPYFTTDSAAALRANEIKADVLLKATKVDGIFTADPKLDRSARLLPFVTYRQALEENLGVMDAAAVALCRDNRLPIKVFNLLIPGNIRRVVEGADIGSLVVDEVPAPAGDVQ is encoded by the coding sequence GTGACGGCTCCTCGTTTCAAACGAATTCTCCTCAAGGTCTCGGGCGAGGCGCTGATGGGCGACCGCCCGTTCGGGATCGACCCGGAGCGGATCTCCCGCATCGCCGACGAGATCGCCGACGTCCACCGCACGGGAGTCGGCATCGCGGTCGTCCTGGGCGGCGGGAACATCATTCGCGGCGTGACCGCGGCCGCCTCCGGGATCGACCGGGTGACGGGCGACCACATGGGGATGCTCGCGACCGTCATCAACGGCCTCGCCATGCAGGACCTCCTCGAGAAACGCGACGTGAGCACGCGGCTCATCTCGGCGATCGAGATGCGTCAGATTTCGGAGCCGTTCATCCGCCGGCGGGCGCTTCGGCATCTCGAGAAAGGACGCGTCGTGCTCTTCGTCGGCGGCACCGGGAACCCGTACTTCACCACCGATTCGGCCGCGGCGCTGCGCGCCAACGAGATCAAGGCGGACGTGCTCCTCAAGGCGACGAAGGTCGACGGGATCTTCACGGCCGATCCGAAGCTCGACCGCTCCGCGCGGCTCCTCCCGTTCGTGACGTACCGGCAGGCTCTGGAGGAGAACCTCGGCGTGATGGACGCGGCCGCCGTCGCGCTCTGCCGCGACAACCGGCTGCCGATCAAAGTGTTCAATCTCCTGATCCCCGGCAACATCCGGCGGGTCGTGGAGGGAGCCGACATCGGGTCGCTCGTCGTCGACGAGGTCCCCGCGCCGGCAGGAGACGTTCAGTGA
- the tsf gene encoding translation elongation factor Ts produces the protein MEITAKMVNDLRQRTGAGMMECKAALKEAGGDAEEAVTILRKKGLAAAAKKAGRAATEGLVSAKVHPAAAVLLEVNCETDFVAKTEDFRTFVEKLSDRIAGHEAFGETSDGPVEALLRLPSPIALGTTVAEAVSQLIAKIGENMSVRRFARWIGKPGETFATYVHGNGRIGVIVGIPGAGGDLARDVAMHVAAAEPRFARREDVDAAALESEREIARAQAVASGKPANVVEKIAEGKIEKFYQECVLCEQAYVRDDKQTVGQVLKARGGEGALGLRFLRYKLGEGLARRENDFAAEVAAQSR, from the coding sequence ATGGAGATCACGGCCAAGATGGTCAACGACCTGCGCCAGCGGACCGGCGCGGGAATGATGGAGTGCAAGGCCGCCCTGAAGGAGGCCGGGGGCGACGCGGAGGAGGCGGTGACGATCCTGCGCAAGAAGGGCCTCGCTGCGGCCGCGAAGAAAGCGGGCCGCGCCGCCACGGAAGGGCTCGTCTCGGCGAAGGTGCATCCGGCCGCCGCGGTGCTGCTCGAGGTCAACTGCGAGACCGATTTCGTCGCCAAGACCGAGGACTTCCGCACGTTCGTCGAGAAGCTCTCGGACCGGATCGCCGGCCACGAGGCGTTCGGGGAGACGAGCGACGGCCCCGTCGAGGCGCTCCTCCGGCTCCCGTCTCCGATCGCGCTCGGAACGACCGTCGCGGAGGCCGTGTCGCAGCTGATCGCGAAGATCGGGGAGAACATGAGCGTGCGGCGGTTCGCGCGCTGGATCGGGAAGCCCGGCGAGACGTTTGCGACCTACGTGCACGGCAACGGCCGCATCGGCGTGATCGTCGGGATCCCGGGCGCCGGCGGGGACCTCGCCCGCGACGTCGCGATGCACGTCGCCGCGGCGGAGCCCCGGTTCGCCCGCCGGGAAGACGTCGACGCCGCCGCGCTCGAGTCGGAGCGGGAGATCGCCCGCGCGCAGGCGGTCGCTTCCGGAAAGCCGGCCAACGTCGTCGAGAAGATCGCCGAAGGGAAGATCGAGAAGTTCTACCAGGAGTGCGTCCTCTGCGAGCAGGCATACGTCCGGGACGACAAGCAGACGGTCGGCCAGGTGCTGAAGGCGCGGGGCGGGGAAGGGGCCCTCGGGCTCCGCTTCCTCCGCTACAAGCTCGGGGAAGGGCTCGCCAGACGCGAGAATGATTTCGCGGCCGAGGTCGCGGCGCAATCGCGGTGA